In Marisediminicola antarctica, one DNA window encodes the following:
- a CDS encoding acyl-CoA dehydrogenase family protein: MNTPTSPTSPTEQLLGLSALLTPIELDWQHRAREFAATRIAPTIDDDYEREVFRRELVPELGALGMLGMHLTGHGCAGAGAVSYGLVCHELEAADSAWRTFVSVQGSLAMTAISKYGSEEQQASWLPRMAAGEAIGCFALTEPDGGSDPAAMVTTAVLTDGEWVLTGRKRWIGLASVADVAVVWARTAEGIRGFVVPTDSPGFAATNIAGKLSMRASIQCDVELGDVRLPESAMLPGAAGLAAPFSCLGEARYGIVWGAMGAARASLDAAVGFSRTRMVFGAPIASKQLIQHKLADAFVEYEKGMLLALHLGRLADAGTLTPEQVSVGKLNNVREAIAIVSSMRSVLAGDGITSAYPVMRHAANLEAVRTYEGTDEVHTLVIGRALTGLAAFR; this comes from the coding sequence ATGAACACGCCGACCTCGCCGACCTCGCCGACCGAGCAGCTGCTCGGGCTGTCCGCGCTCCTCACCCCGATCGAACTCGACTGGCAGCACCGGGCGAGGGAATTCGCCGCGACCCGCATCGCCCCGACGATCGACGACGACTACGAACGTGAAGTGTTCCGCCGGGAGCTCGTGCCCGAGCTCGGCGCCCTCGGCATGCTCGGCATGCACCTCACCGGGCACGGCTGCGCGGGAGCCGGCGCGGTGTCGTACGGGCTCGTCTGCCACGAGCTCGAGGCGGCCGACTCGGCCTGGCGCACCTTCGTGTCGGTGCAGGGCTCGCTCGCGATGACGGCGATCTCGAAGTACGGCTCCGAGGAGCAGCAGGCCAGCTGGCTTCCTCGGATGGCGGCCGGCGAGGCGATCGGATGCTTCGCGCTGACCGAACCGGACGGCGGCAGCGATCCTGCCGCCATGGTCACGACGGCGGTGCTCACGGACGGCGAGTGGGTGCTGACCGGCCGCAAGCGCTGGATCGGGCTCGCGTCCGTCGCCGATGTCGCCGTCGTCTGGGCGCGCACCGCGGAGGGCATCCGCGGCTTCGTCGTCCCCACCGATAGCCCCGGGTTCGCCGCGACCAACATCGCGGGCAAGCTCTCCATGCGGGCGTCGATCCAGTGTGACGTTGAGCTGGGCGACGTGCGGCTGCCCGAATCCGCGATGCTGCCCGGCGCCGCGGGACTCGCGGCGCCGTTCAGCTGCCTCGGCGAGGCCCGCTACGGGATCGTCTGGGGCGCGATGGGCGCCGCCCGGGCCTCCCTCGACGCCGCCGTCGGGTTCTCGCGGACCCGGATGGTCTTCGGAGCGCCGATCGCGTCCAAGCAGCTCATCCAGCACAAGCTCGCCGACGCGTTCGTCGAGTACGAGAAGGGGATGCTGCTCGCCCTGCACCTCGGCAGGCTGGCCGACGCGGGCACGCTGACGCCGGAGCAGGTGAGCGTAGGCAAGCTCAACAATGTGCGCGAGGCGATCGCGATCGTCTCGTCGATGCGGAGCGTGCTTGCCGGTGACGGCATCACCTCCGCCTACCCGGTGATGCGGCACGCGGCGAACCTCGAGGCGGTGCGCACCTATGAGGGAACGGACGAGGTGCACACGCTCGTGATCGGCCGCGCGCTCACGGGGCTCGCCGCCTTCCGCTGA
- a CDS encoding multidrug effflux MFS transporter, with product MSIATRPTAVVHPGALLTRRQRIVYILILGALVALGPFTIDLYLPAFPVIEGDLGISQAAVQLTLTATTIGFGVGQLLVGPWSDRVGRRLPLIVATSLHVLASIGVALAPDIGWIAVFRVLQGMGAAAGAVVAMATVRDLFGGQPLVRMLSRLALVTGLAPILAPVIGSQLLLVLDWRGVFFFLAAYGVLVLLSAIFFIVETRPKESRETSDRTMAQRYGAIFRDRIFIGVAVIGGMSFSGLFAYLSASPFLFQDLYGLNPQQYGLLFAVNSVGIVIGTQTSARLARIVGPQWILAFSTAVVFVSSSAIVVLDLADAGLLGVLVPLWFFITAVGFGFPMVQVLALAGHGSEAGTAASVLGALNFGLAGLISPIVGLFGVSAFVMGLVMASTAFVAVLSLWFIVQPKTVPELSR from the coding sequence GTGAGCATCGCGACCAGGCCGACAGCCGTCGTACACCCCGGCGCCCTGCTGACCCGTCGCCAGCGAATCGTCTACATCCTGATCCTCGGCGCTCTTGTCGCCCTCGGGCCCTTCACGATCGACCTCTACCTGCCCGCCTTCCCGGTCATCGAGGGCGACCTCGGAATCTCGCAGGCGGCGGTGCAGCTGACCCTCACGGCGACCACTATAGGCTTCGGCGTCGGCCAGCTGCTCGTCGGCCCGTGGAGCGATCGCGTCGGTCGCCGCCTCCCGCTCATCGTCGCGACATCGCTGCACGTGCTTGCGAGCATCGGGGTTGCGCTTGCCCCCGACATCGGCTGGATCGCGGTCTTCCGTGTGCTGCAGGGTATGGGCGCCGCGGCTGGCGCCGTCGTCGCGATGGCCACCGTGCGCGACCTGTTCGGCGGGCAACCCCTCGTGCGGATGCTGTCGAGGCTCGCTCTCGTCACCGGCCTCGCCCCCATCCTCGCGCCGGTCATCGGCTCGCAGCTGCTGCTCGTGCTCGACTGGCGTGGCGTGTTCTTCTTCCTCGCCGCCTACGGCGTGCTCGTGCTGCTCTCCGCGATCTTCTTCATCGTCGAGACGAGGCCTAAGGAGTCGCGCGAAACGTCGGACCGCACGATGGCCCAGCGATACGGGGCGATCTTCCGCGACCGAATCTTCATCGGGGTCGCGGTCATCGGCGGCATGTCCTTCTCGGGCCTGTTCGCGTACCTCAGCGCGTCGCCGTTCCTGTTCCAGGACCTGTATGGCCTCAACCCCCAGCAGTACGGGCTGCTCTTTGCCGTGAACTCCGTCGGCATCGTGATCGGCACCCAGACATCCGCCCGCCTCGCCCGCATCGTGGGGCCGCAGTGGATCCTCGCCTTCTCGACGGCCGTCGTGTTCGTCTCCTCCTCGGCGATCGTCGTCCTTGACCTTGCGGATGCCGGACTGCTGGGCGTTCTCGTGCCGCTCTGGTTCTTCATCACCGCCGTCGGCTTCGGGTTCCCGATGGTGCAGGTGCTCGCCCTTGCGGGCCACGGCAGCGAGGCCGGCACCGCGGCATCCGTTCTCGGCGCCCTCAACTTCGGCCTTGCGGGCCTTATCTCGCCGATCGTCGGACTCTTCGGCGTCAGCGCGTTCGTGATGGGCCTGGTGATGGCGTCGACGGCGTTCGTCGCGGTGCTCTCGCTTTGGTTCATCGTGCAGCCGAAAACGGTGCCTGAACTGTCCCGCTGA
- a CDS encoding saccharopine dehydrogenase family protein, which translates to MRILLVGAGGVGDAFAKIAARRSFYELIVVSDYDLSRAERTVAWIEARHGAQDGRFLAERIDASDPDSVAEVAQRHGVTHVMNAVEPKFVPTIFAGALAADANYLDMAMSLSEPHPTNPHEETGIMLGDDQFALSADWEKAGKLALVGMGVEPGLSDVFARYAADHLFSEIDELGTRDGANLVVRDELGNEIFAPSFSIWTTIEECLNPPVVWEKDKGWFTTAPFSEPEVFVFPEGIGPVECVNVEHEEVILMPRWINAKRVTFKYGLGDEFIGILKTLNQLGLDKTEPVRVRSADGPVMVAPRDVVAAGLPDPASLGPRMTGKTCAGVWVTGTGTDGMPREVYLYHVSDNEWTMAEYEAQCVVWQTALNPVIALELLAAGTWSGLGVLGPEAFDAKPYLDLMALPVDQGGYGQPWGFEDRLA; encoded by the coding sequence ATGAGAATCCTTCTGGTGGGTGCCGGCGGCGTCGGTGATGCCTTTGCCAAGATCGCCGCACGGCGTTCCTTCTACGAGCTGATCGTCGTGAGCGACTACGACCTCTCCCGTGCCGAGCGCACCGTGGCCTGGATCGAGGCGCGGCACGGCGCACAGGACGGGCGCTTCCTCGCGGAGCGGATCGACGCCTCCGACCCCGACAGCGTCGCCGAGGTCGCCCAGCGCCACGGCGTGACCCACGTGATGAACGCCGTCGAGCCGAAATTCGTGCCGACCATTTTTGCGGGCGCGCTCGCCGCCGATGCGAACTACCTCGACATGGCGATGAGCCTGAGTGAGCCGCATCCGACCAATCCGCACGAGGAGACGGGCATCATGCTCGGCGACGACCAGTTCGCTCTCTCGGCCGACTGGGAGAAGGCGGGCAAGCTTGCGCTTGTCGGCATGGGCGTCGAGCCCGGACTCAGCGACGTGTTCGCCCGCTACGCCGCCGACCACCTGTTCAGCGAGATCGACGAGCTCGGCACCCGTGACGGCGCCAACCTCGTCGTCAGGGACGAGCTCGGCAACGAGATCTTCGCGCCGTCGTTCAGCATCTGGACCACGATCGAGGAGTGCCTGAACCCGCCCGTCGTCTGGGAGAAGGACAAGGGCTGGTTCACGACCGCGCCGTTCTCCGAGCCGGAGGTGTTCGTATTTCCGGAGGGCATCGGACCGGTCGAGTGCGTCAACGTCGAGCACGAGGAGGTCATCCTGATGCCGCGCTGGATAAACGCGAAGCGCGTGACCTTCAAGTACGGACTCGGCGACGAGTTCATCGGAATTCTGAAGACCCTCAACCAGCTCGGGCTCGACAAGACCGAGCCCGTCCGCGTGCGCTCCGCCGACGGACCCGTCATGGTCGCCCCGCGCGATGTCGTCGCCGCCGGGCTGCCCGACCCCGCGAGCCTCGGCCCGCGGATGACCGGCAAGACCTGTGCCGGCGTCTGGGTCACCGGCACCGGTACCGACGGGATGCCGCGGGAGGTGTATCTCTACCACGTGAGCGACAACGAGTGGACGATGGCCGAGTACGAGGCGCAGTGCGTCGTCTGGCAGACCGCCCTCAACCCTGTGATCGCGCTCGAACTGCTCGCCGCTGGCACCTGGTCCGGCCTCGGCGTGCTCGGGCCGGAGGCATTCGACGCGAAGCCCTACCTCGACCTCATGGCGCTGCCGGTCGACCAGGGCGGCTACGGGCAGCCGTGGGGATTCGAAGACCGGCTCGCCTAG
- the menC gene encoding o-succinylbenzoate synthase codes for MRIHAIELHRIGMPLVRPFETSFGVQTSREVLLVHVRTDVGDGWGECVAGVDPFYSSEYVSAVEDVIRSYLAQALLAGPIGGAAAVAPLLRFVVGHRMAKAALEAAILDAQLRADGVSFGSHFGATRDRVDCGVSVGISPNIPTLLDEVQTYIDQGYKRIKLKIKPGWDLEPVAAVRDLLGAGGLLQVDANTAYTLDDVAHLRELDAFELLLIEQPFVEEDIGAHAVLARAIETPVCLDESIVTTSVAVDAIEQGATSIVNIKAGRVGGYLEAVRMHGACLTRGIPVWCGGMLETGIGRAANVALAALPGFTLPGDTSASDRYFAEDLTEPFVLEEGTLPVPTGPGTGVTVREALVRDWALRDPLVLRAR; via the coding sequence ATGAGAATTCACGCGATCGAGTTGCACCGTATCGGCATGCCGCTCGTGCGGCCATTCGAGACAAGCTTCGGGGTGCAGACCTCGCGCGAGGTGCTGCTCGTGCACGTGCGCACCGATGTCGGCGACGGCTGGGGCGAGTGCGTGGCCGGAGTCGACCCGTTCTACTCCTCCGAATACGTCTCAGCCGTCGAGGATGTTATCCGCAGCTACCTCGCCCAGGCCCTGCTCGCCGGGCCGATCGGAGGGGCTGCCGCTGTGGCGCCGCTGCTGCGCTTCGTCGTCGGGCACCGCATGGCGAAGGCCGCCCTCGAGGCCGCGATCCTCGACGCGCAGCTCCGCGCCGACGGGGTGAGCTTCGGAAGCCACTTCGGGGCGACGCGGGACCGGGTCGACTGCGGCGTCTCGGTGGGCATCTCGCCCAACATCCCGACCTTGCTCGACGAGGTGCAAACCTACATCGACCAGGGCTACAAGCGCATCAAGCTCAAGATCAAGCCGGGGTGGGATCTCGAGCCGGTCGCCGCAGTGCGCGACCTGCTCGGTGCCGGGGGGCTGCTCCAAGTCGACGCGAACACCGCGTACACGCTCGACGACGTCGCCCACCTGCGTGAGCTTGACGCGTTCGAGCTTCTGCTGATCGAGCAGCCGTTCGTCGAGGAGGACATTGGAGCGCACGCCGTTCTCGCCAGGGCGATCGAGACCCCGGTGTGCCTCGACGAGTCGATCGTGACCACCTCCGTGGCGGTCGACGCCATCGAGCAGGGCGCCACGAGCATCGTCAACATCAAGGCCGGCCGCGTCGGTGGATACCTCGAGGCGGTGCGGATGCACGGAGCCTGCCTCACCCGAGGAATCCCGGTGTGGTGCGGCGGGATGCTCGAGACGGGCATCGGTCGCGCCGCGAACGTGGCGCTCGCCGCCCTGCCGGGTTTCACCCTGCCGGGCGACACCTCGGCATCGGACCGCTACTTCGCCGAGGACCTCACCGAACCTTTTGTGCTCGAGGAGGGCACGCTGCCGGTGCCGACCGGGCCGGGAACCGGTGTCACCGTGCGTGAGGCGCTTGTCCGCGACTGGGCGCTGCGCGACCCGCTGGTGCTGCGAGCCCGCTGA
- a CDS encoding acetate/propionate family kinase: MTQIFVVNSGSSSIKYQLVDLATEQPVLGGLVERVGEPGSDVPDHAAGLRRILRDLGNGHEIAAVGHRVVHGGALYTEPTVITDEVERGIEGLAALAPLHNPANLQGIRAARHALPELPHVAIFDTAFHHTLAPAAYTYAIDRDLAAQHGVRRYGFHGTSHKFVSEQAAVFLDRPLASLKTIVLHLGNGASVAAVDGGVSIETSMGMTPLEGLVMGTRSGDIDAAVLIHLHRQAGLDFDELDQLLNRRSGLLGLSGNGDMRDVQAAASNGDEVAEAALAVYRHRIRRYIGAYIAHLGGLDAIVFTAGVGENNSLLRRRVLAGLEFLGIHVDPDRNELASREARFISPDGSPVAVLVIPTNEELEIARQTAAAAL, from the coding sequence ATGACCCAGATCTTCGTCGTCAACTCCGGCTCCAGCTCGATCAAGTACCAGCTCGTCGACCTGGCGACCGAGCAGCCGGTGCTTGGCGGGCTCGTCGAGCGGGTGGGCGAGCCTGGCTCGGATGTGCCCGACCACGCGGCAGGGCTGCGGCGCATCCTGCGCGACCTCGGCAACGGGCACGAGATCGCCGCGGTCGGCCACCGCGTCGTGCACGGTGGGGCGCTGTACACCGAACCGACGGTCATCACCGATGAGGTCGAACGTGGGATCGAAGGCCTCGCGGCCCTCGCCCCGCTGCACAACCCCGCGAACCTGCAGGGCATCCGGGCGGCACGTCATGCGCTGCCGGAGCTGCCCCACGTCGCGATCTTCGATACGGCGTTCCACCACACCCTCGCACCGGCGGCCTACACGTACGCCATCGATCGGGACCTCGCCGCGCAGCACGGGGTGCGCCGCTACGGGTTCCACGGCACCTCTCACAAGTTCGTCTCCGAGCAGGCTGCGGTGTTCCTCGACAGGCCGCTGGCCTCGCTCAAGACGATCGTGCTGCACCTCGGCAATGGGGCCTCGGTGGCCGCGGTCGACGGGGGAGTCTCGATCGAGACGAGCATGGGCATGACTCCGCTCGAGGGCCTCGTGATGGGCACGCGCTCGGGCGACATCGACGCCGCCGTGCTGATCCACCTGCACCGGCAGGCCGGGCTCGACTTCGACGAGCTCGACCAGTTGCTGAACCGGCGCAGCGGACTGCTCGGCCTGTCGGGCAACGGCGACATGCGCGACGTGCAAGCCGCCGCATCCAACGGGGACGAGGTCGCCGAGGCTGCGCTCGCCGTCTACCGCCACCGCATCCGCCGCTACATCGGGGCGTACATCGCGCACCTCGGCGGACTCGACGCGATCGTGTTCACAGCCGGTGTCGGCGAGAACAACTCGCTGCTGCGCCGCCGGGTGCTCGCGGGGCTCGAGTTTCTCGGCATCCACGTCGACCCCGATCGCAACGAGCTGGCCTCCCGCGAGGCGCGGTTCATCTCACCCGACGGCTCGCCCGTCGCCGTGCTCGTCATCCCGACCAACGAGGAGCTGGAGATCGCCAGGCAGACGGCCGCCGCCGCGCTCTAG
- the pta gene encoding phosphate acetyltransferase: MSTRIYITSAEGHSGKSAIALGVLHTLSHQVERVGVFRPIARTVTERDYVLELLLAHDSVDLAYDDCVGVGYDLVHSDPDAALALIVARFAAVERQCDAIIILGSDYTDVGTPTELSYNARIATNLGAPVLLALGGRAAEGKGPRTADDLRQIAEVATAELRHAHAGLVAIVVNRADPDRLDEIEAAVASAFGDAGSTVPVWAIPEDPYLFAPTVGELLESTGASLVAGDPALLDREALTVVLAAMSMENVLPRLLEGAIVVVPGDRSDVLLATMLAHQSGTFPSVAGIILNGGFELPPQITRLIEGLHSTLPIARNELGTYDTALRITQTRGRLKLGSQRKYDTALALFEKNVDKDELLRLLRVAPSDVVTPLMFEFGLLERARSQRKHIVLPEGGDDRILRAAATLLLREVAELTILGDESAIRARATALGLDLDGAHIVDPFDPELRARFAEEYAAVRVHKGISLVQASDTVTDVSYFGTMMVHLGLADGMVSGAQHTTAHTIRPAFEIIKTKPGVSVVSSVFLMALADRVLVYGDCAVIPDPTAEQLADIAISSAETAKQFGIEPRIAMLSYSTGDSGAGADVEKVRTATALVRARRPDLLVEGPIQYDAAADPTVAAAKMPGSEIAGRATVFIFPDLNTGNNTYKAVQRSAGAVAIGPVLQGLNKPINDLSRGALVQDIVNTVAITAIQSASDAATETAATETERTS; this comes from the coding sequence GTGTCGACTCGTATTTACATCACTTCGGCCGAGGGCCATTCCGGAAAATCGGCGATAGCGCTGGGTGTGCTGCACACGCTCAGCCATCAGGTCGAGAGAGTCGGGGTGTTCCGGCCGATCGCCCGCACCGTGACCGAACGCGACTACGTGCTTGAGCTTCTGCTCGCCCACGACAGCGTCGACCTCGCCTACGACGACTGCGTCGGCGTCGGATATGACCTCGTTCACAGCGATCCGGACGCCGCGCTCGCACTCATTGTCGCCCGGTTCGCGGCGGTCGAGCGCCAGTGCGACGCGATCATCATCCTCGGCTCCGACTACACCGACGTCGGCACCCCCACCGAGCTCTCCTACAACGCCCGCATCGCCACCAACCTCGGCGCCCCCGTGCTGCTCGCCCTCGGTGGGCGCGCCGCGGAGGGAAAAGGGCCGCGCACCGCGGACGACCTCCGGCAGATCGCCGAGGTCGCGACGGCGGAACTGCGGCACGCCCACGCGGGACTGGTCGCGATCGTGGTCAACAGGGCGGACCCCGACAGGCTCGACGAGATCGAGGCTGCCGTGGCATCCGCGTTCGGCGATGCCGGAAGCACGGTGCCGGTCTGGGCCATCCCGGAGGACCCGTACCTGTTCGCGCCGACCGTGGGGGAGCTGCTCGAGTCGACCGGCGCGTCCCTTGTCGCCGGCGACCCCGCCCTCCTCGATCGCGAGGCACTCACCGTGGTGCTGGCGGCCATGTCGATGGAGAACGTGCTGCCGCGCCTGCTCGAGGGCGCGATCGTCGTCGTGCCGGGCGACCGCTCCGACGTGCTGCTCGCGACGATGCTCGCGCACCAGTCCGGCACGTTTCCCTCCGTCGCCGGGATCATCCTCAACGGCGGTTTCGAGCTGCCGCCCCAGATCACGCGGCTCATCGAGGGCCTCCACTCGACCCTTCCGATCGCGCGCAACGAGCTCGGCACCTACGACACGGCCCTGCGGATCACGCAGACCCGCGGGCGGCTCAAACTCGGGTCGCAGCGCAAGTACGACACGGCGCTCGCCCTGTTCGAGAAGAACGTCGACAAAGACGAACTGCTCCGCCTCCTGCGGGTGGCGCCGTCCGATGTCGTCACCCCGCTGATGTTCGAGTTTGGGCTGCTCGAACGGGCCAGGAGCCAGCGCAAGCACATCGTGCTGCCGGAGGGCGGCGACGACCGGATACTGAGGGCCGCAGCGACCCTGCTGCTGCGCGAGGTCGCCGAGCTCACCATTCTCGGCGACGAGAGCGCGATCCGCGCGAGGGCGACCGCCCTCGGCCTCGACCTCGACGGCGCCCACATCGTCGACCCGTTCGATCCGGAGCTACGCGCCCGATTCGCCGAGGAGTACGCGGCGGTGCGCGTCCACAAGGGCATCTCGCTCGTCCAGGCGAGCGACACCGTGACGGATGTCTCCTACTTCGGCACGATGATGGTGCACCTCGGGCTCGCCGACGGCATGGTGTCGGGCGCGCAGCACACGACCGCGCACACGATCCGTCCCGCCTTCGAGATAATCAAGACGAAGCCGGGGGTCTCGGTCGTGTCGAGCGTGTTCCTCATGGCGCTCGCCGACCGGGTGCTGGTCTACGGCGACTGCGCGGTCATCCCCGACCCCACCGCGGAGCAGCTCGCCGACATCGCTATTTCCTCGGCGGAGACCGCGAAGCAGTTCGGCATCGAGCCGCGCATCGCGATGCTGAGCTACTCGACCGGAGACTCCGGCGCCGGCGCCGACGTCGAGAAGGTACGCACGGCAACAGCGCTCGTGCGTGCACGCCGCCCCGACCTGCTCGTCGAGGGCCCAATCCAGTACGACGCCGCCGCCGACCCGACCGTCGCCGCCGCGAAGATGCCCGGATCGGAGATCGCCGGCCGGGCGACGGTGTTCATCTTCCCCGACCTGAACACCGGCAACAACACCTACAAGGCGGTGCAGCGCTCCGCGGGCGCCGTGGCGATCGGGCCGGTGCTGCAGGGCCTCAACAAGCCCATCAACGACCTGTCACGCGGGGCGCTCGTGCAGGACATCGTCAACACCGTCGCCATCACCGCCATCCAGTCCGCCTCGGACGCGGCGACCGAAACCGCGGCGACCGAAACCGAGAGAACATCATGA
- a CDS encoding phosphatase PAP2 family protein — protein MTENRPRTRYAAEQAMKSEVRVTQRWPLFSGIAAVVLAAVLGAVIAYRANNMPFGFDTEWMNEILEDRNTVWEVPAQLMNTLGGGLFGVIILPVAIVVVLLIMRGKWAALYFAAASILSAGLVQLLKNAFARPRPEDMLVTADIGSFPSGHVANAATMAVVLGFILHRTWVWIAGLVYAILMMVSRTYLGVHWVSDTVGGLVLGAGVAVILWAPLAHRLYVERYKPIVAQA, from the coding sequence ATGACCGAGAACAGGCCGAGGACCCGTTACGCCGCCGAGCAGGCGATGAAGAGCGAGGTGCGGGTCACCCAGCGCTGGCCGCTGTTCAGCGGGATCGCCGCGGTCGTGCTGGCGGCGGTGCTCGGTGCCGTGATCGCCTACCGGGCGAACAATATGCCGTTCGGGTTCGACACCGAGTGGATGAACGAGATCCTCGAGGACCGCAATACCGTCTGGGAGGTGCCTGCCCAGCTCATGAACACTCTGGGAGGGGGGCTGTTCGGCGTCATCATCCTCCCGGTCGCGATCGTCGTGGTGCTGTTGATCATGAGGGGCAAGTGGGCGGCGCTCTACTTCGCCGCCGCCAGCATCCTGAGCGCCGGTCTCGTGCAGCTGCTTAAAAACGCCTTCGCCCGCCCGCGCCCGGAAGACATGCTCGTTACCGCTGACATCGGATCTTTTCCCTCTGGCCATGTCGCGAACGCTGCGACAATGGCGGTCGTGCTCGGGTTCATCCTGCATCGAACCTGGGTCTGGATCGCGGGATTGGTCTACGCGATCCTCATGATGGTGAGCCGCACCTATCTCGGCGTGCACTGGGTGAGCGACACCGTCGGCGGCCTCGTTCTCGGCGCCGGTGTCGCGGTCATCCTGTGGGCACCCCTCGCGCATCGGCTGTACGTGGAGCGGTACAAGCCGATTGTCGCCCAGGCCTGA
- a CDS encoding ROK family protein: protein MAAPGDGAPDTASVVPRRGNSNDLVRRHNLSAVLRLAHHDPSVSRSQLTKQTGLNRSTIAALVGELAELGLVVESDPDGSRQVGRPSPIVAPHPGVLAIAVNPEVDSVTIALVGLGGRVLRRIRREATMPTVVDTVSIVADAVVELRADAERSARLVGIGVAVPGLVRASDGVVRFAPHLGWTDAPLARLLVDATGLPAAAANDAGLGANAEHIFGAGRGHSDMIYLNGGASGIGGGIIAGGRPIRGAGGYAGEFGHTLATSRDGRDASGAPGSLELEVRRSLLLDVLGITTADADELDARLLGSDAPAVRVEVERQLAFLGVALRNVIDILNPQLVVLGGFLGSLHAAAPGRLEALVADQALAVPFDEVRFSRAELGSDLVLVGAAELAFAPLLDNPAGVETVPA, encoded by the coding sequence GTGGCGGCTCCGGGCGATGGGGCGCCCGACACCGCCTCCGTCGTGCCGCGGCGCGGAAACAGCAACGACCTGGTGCGGCGCCACAACCTCTCTGCGGTGCTCCGGCTCGCGCACCACGATCCGTCGGTGTCCCGCTCCCAGCTCACGAAGCAGACAGGCCTGAACCGGTCGACGATTGCGGCGCTGGTCGGTGAGCTCGCCGAGCTGGGCCTCGTTGTCGAGTCCGACCCGGACGGGAGCAGGCAAGTCGGCCGCCCGAGCCCGATCGTCGCGCCGCACCCCGGAGTGCTCGCGATCGCGGTGAACCCAGAAGTCGACTCCGTCACGATCGCCCTCGTGGGTCTGGGCGGCCGGGTGCTCCGCCGAATTCGCCGCGAGGCGACAATGCCGACCGTCGTCGACACCGTCAGCATCGTGGCCGACGCCGTCGTCGAGCTCCGCGCCGATGCCGAGCGGTCCGCCCGCCTGGTCGGGATCGGCGTGGCCGTGCCCGGGCTCGTGCGCGCGAGCGACGGCGTTGTGCGCTTCGCGCCACACCTCGGGTGGACGGATGCGCCGCTCGCGCGGCTGCTCGTCGACGCGACCGGGCTCCCCGCGGCCGCCGCGAACGACGCCGGGCTCGGAGCGAACGCGGAGCACATCTTCGGCGCTGGCCGCGGCCACAGCGACATGATCTACCTCAACGGCGGCGCGAGCGGGATCGGTGGTGGCATCATCGCCGGCGGACGGCCGATCCGCGGAGCGGGCGGCTACGCGGGGGAGTTCGGGCACACGCTCGCCACGAGCCGCGACGGCCGTGACGCGAGCGGCGCGCCCGGAAGCCTCGAGCTCGAGGTGCGCCGCTCCCTGCTCCTCGACGTGCTCGGAATCACGACGGCCGACGCCGACGAACTCGACGCCCGGCTGCTCGGCTCGGATGCCCCGGCCGTTCGCGTTGAGGTCGAGCGCCAGCTGGCCTTCCTCGGCGTTGCGCTGCGCAACGTTATCGACATCCTGAACCCCCAGCTCGTCGTGCTCGGCGGATTCCTCGGCTCGCTGCACGCAGCGGCACCCGGCAGGCTCGAGGCGCTCGTCGCCGATCAGGCCCTGGCCGTCCCGTTCGACGAGGTGCGCTTCTCCCGTGCCGAACTCGGATCCGACCTCGTGCTCGTCGGGGCGGCCGAGCTGGCTTTCGCCCCGCTCCTCGACAACCCGGCGGGCGTCGAAACGGTTCCAGCGTGA